One Sphingobium sp. CAP-1 genomic region harbors:
- the gatB gene encoding Asp-tRNA(Asn)/Glu-tRNA(Gln) amidotransferase subunit GatB, with amino-acid sequence MTESTYRIQGATGEWEVVIGLEVHAQVTSNAKLFSGAATAFGAEPNTQVSLVDAAMPGMLPVPNRECIRQAVRTGMAIDAQINKWSRFDRKNYFYADLPQGYQISQLYHPIVGEGQIDIVLDEKNPETSTKTIGVERIHVEQDAGKLMHDQHPTRSYVDLNRSGVALMEIVSKPDMRSPAEAGAYLSKLRTILRYVGSCDGNMDQGSMRADVNVSVRRPGEAFGTRTETKNVNSVRFVMAVVEHEANRQVDVLEAGGKVVQETRLYDPDRNETRSMRSKEDAHDYRYFPDPDLLPLELDDAFLEECRQSLPELPDAKLRRYAQDLGLSAYNAATLTADADTARWFEALLAEGARIQKKSEGEVAKASANWLLSELYGALNRIGKSLEDSPVSPEEGAELLALVADGTISGTIAKQVFEIMLETGDKPAKIVEEKGLKQTSDTGAIEAAVAKVLADNGDKVEQYRGGKEALFGFFVGQTMKAMQGKANPQVVNEMVKKGWRADR; translated from the coding sequence ATGACTGAATCAACCTATCGCATCCAGGGCGCAACCGGCGAGTGGGAGGTCGTGATCGGCCTGGAAGTCCATGCGCAGGTCACGTCGAACGCCAAGCTCTTTTCGGGCGCCGCGACCGCTTTCGGCGCGGAGCCGAATACGCAGGTCAGCCTGGTCGATGCCGCCATGCCCGGCATGTTGCCCGTGCCGAACCGTGAATGCATCCGTCAGGCGGTGCGCACCGGCATGGCGATCGATGCGCAGATCAACAAATGGTCGCGTTTCGACCGGAAGAATTATTTCTACGCCGATCTGCCGCAGGGATATCAGATCAGCCAGCTTTATCACCCGATCGTGGGCGAAGGGCAGATCGACATCGTGCTGGACGAGAAGAATCCCGAAACCAGCACCAAGACGATCGGCGTCGAGCGCATCCATGTCGAGCAGGATGCCGGCAAGCTGATGCACGACCAGCATCCGACCCGCTCCTATGTCGACCTCAACCGGTCGGGTGTGGCGCTGATGGAAATCGTGTCGAAGCCGGATATGCGTTCTCCTGCTGAAGCAGGGGCTTATCTGTCGAAGCTGAGAACGATCCTTCGCTATGTCGGGTCGTGCGACGGCAATATGGATCAGGGATCGATGCGCGCCGACGTGAACGTGTCGGTCCGGCGTCCCGGCGAAGCGTTCGGCACCCGCACCGAGACGAAGAATGTCAATTCGGTCCGCTTCGTCATGGCCGTGGTCGAGCATGAGGCGAACCGGCAGGTCGATGTGCTGGAGGCCGGCGGCAAGGTGGTGCAGGAAACGCGGCTTTACGATCCCGATCGGAACGAGACGCGCTCGATGCGGTCGAAGGAAGATGCGCATGACTATCGCTATTTCCCCGATCCCGATCTGTTGCCGCTGGAACTGGACGACGCCTTTCTGGAGGAATGCCGCCAGTCGCTCCCCGAACTGCCCGACGCCAAGCTGCGTCGCTATGCGCAGGATCTGGGCCTGTCCGCCTATAACGCCGCGACCCTGACCGCCGACGCCGACACCGCCCGCTGGTTCGAGGCGCTGCTGGCCGAAGGCGCACGCATCCAGAAGAAAAGCGAGGGCGAAGTCGCTAAGGCGTCCGCCAACTGGCTGCTGTCGGAACTGTATGGCGCGCTCAACCGCATTGGCAAGTCGTTGGAAGATAGTCCGGTAAGCCCCGAAGAAGGCGCAGAATTGCTGGCGCTGGTGGCCGACGGCACGATCAGCGGTACGATCGCCAAGCAGGTGTTCGAGATCATGCTGGAAACGGGCGACAAGCCCGCGAAGATCGTCGAGGAAAAGGGACTGAAGCAGACCAGCGATACCGGTGCGATCGAAGCCGCGGTGGCCAAGGTGCTGGCCGACAATGGCGACAAGGTCGAGCAGTATCGCGGCGGCAAGGAAGCGCTGTTCGGTTTCTTCGTCGGCCAGACGATGAAGGCGATGCAGGGCAAGGCCAACCCGCAGGTGGTGAATGAGATGGTGAAGAAGGGTTGGCGGGCTGACCGATAG
- the gatC gene encoding Asp-tRNA(Asn)/Glu-tRNA(Gln) amidotransferase subunit GatC yields the protein MSIDLQTVKKIASLSRISVTDAEAEAMVPELNNILGWVEQLGEVDVTGVQPMTAVIPNHQRLRLDAVTDGDVRDKVLANAPQAEHGFFAVPKVIE from the coding sequence ATGTCGATAGACCTTCAGACCGTGAAAAAGATCGCCAGCCTTTCGCGCATTTCGGTGACGGATGCGGAAGCGGAAGCCATGGTGCCCGAACTCAACAACATCCTTGGCTGGGTGGAGCAACTGGGCGAGGTGGACGTGACCGGCGTGCAGCCGATGACGGCCGTCATCCCCAACCATCAACGCCTGCGTTTGGACGCCGTCACCGACGGTGACGTGCGCGACAAGGTGCTGGCCAATGCGCCGCAGGCCGAACATGGCTTCTTCGCGGTGCCCAAGGTGATCGAATAA
- a CDS encoding DUF3089 domain-containing protein, with protein sequence MARKFLYVIAALVVLAIAALLAYRIWGTQLIRSVMVPKAAFEELQPLPQDAYVDAAMWIARPDIAKDNPALWTPAGVAAPAAATPKAAIFFIHPTSYITTFGDASWNAPLANKEANATAQRFVMTQASAFNGVGTIWAPRYRQANYGAFLTDRPEGDKALAAAYRDVAQAFAAFLKANPEGPLILAAHSQGSRHLLQLLREQVAGKPVADRIVAAYVVGWPVSVEADLPALGLPACARQDQAHCIVSWQSYAEPADPSAVVESFERKTGYTGQPRKGTHMLCTNPITGAFNGAAPASANRGTLDAREEGKPPRLLTGIVPARCDTSGVLMIGEPVDMGPFTLPGNNYHVYDYSLFWGNVRADAQKRLAAFTRK encoded by the coding sequence GTGGCGCGCAAATTCCTCTATGTCATCGCGGCGCTGGTGGTGCTGGCGATCGCCGCGCTGCTGGCCTATCGCATCTGGGGAACCCAGCTCATCCGCAGCGTCATGGTGCCCAAGGCCGCGTTCGAGGAGCTGCAACCGCTGCCGCAGGACGCCTATGTCGATGCGGCGATGTGGATTGCCCGGCCCGACATCGCAAAGGACAATCCCGCACTGTGGACGCCCGCCGGCGTCGCCGCGCCCGCCGCCGCCACGCCGAAGGCGGCGATATTCTTCATTCATCCGACCAGCTATATCACCACCTTCGGCGACGCATCCTGGAACGCTCCGCTGGCGAACAAGGAGGCGAACGCCACCGCCCAGCGCTTCGTCATGACCCAGGCCAGCGCCTTCAACGGCGTCGGCACGATCTGGGCGCCGCGCTATCGCCAGGCCAATTATGGCGCCTTCCTGACCGACCGGCCGGAAGGCGACAAGGCGCTCGCCGCCGCCTATCGCGACGTGGCGCAGGCGTTCGCCGCTTTCCTGAAGGCCAACCCGGAAGGCCCGCTGATCCTCGCCGCGCATAGCCAGGGGTCGCGCCATCTGCTGCAATTGCTGCGCGAACAGGTGGCGGGCAAGCCGGTCGCCGACCGCATCGTCGCCGCCTATGTCGTGGGCTGGCCGGTGTCGGTGGAGGCCGATCTGCCCGCACTCGGCCTGCCCGCCTGCGCCCGGCAGGATCAGGCCCATTGCATCGTCAGTTGGCAAAGCTATGCCGAACCGGCCGATCCGTCCGCCGTGGTCGAAAGTTTCGAACGCAAGACCGGCTATACCGGCCAGCCGCGCAAGGGCACGCACATGCTCTGCACCAATCCGATCACCGGCGCGTTCAATGGCGCGGCCCCGGCCAGCGCCAACAGGGGCACGCTCGACGCGCGCGAGGAAGGCAAGCCGCCCAGGCTGCTCACCGGCATCGTCCCGGCGCGCTGCGACACCAGCGGCGTGCTGATGATCGGGGAGCCGGTCGACATGGGACCATTCACCCTGCCCGGCAACAATTACCATGTCTACGACTACAGCCTCTTCTGGGGCAATGTGCGGGCCGACGCGCAGAAAAGATTGGCGGCCTTCACCCGAAAGTGA
- the ruvX gene encoding Holliday junction resolvase RuvX, which yields MVTTDRVAFREALPQGGRLIGMDVGTKTIGLALCDAAWTIASPAYTVTRGKFGKDKIGLAAFIEQQQVKGIVIGLPLNLDGSNSPRSQASRAFAHNVADLGCPVLLWDERWSTQAVTRTLLEADASRARRDELVDKLAASYILQGAIDGLVAGME from the coding sequence CTGGTAACAACGGATCGCGTCGCCTTTCGCGAAGCATTGCCGCAGGGCGGGCGGCTGATCGGCATGGATGTCGGCACCAAGACGATCGGCCTCGCCCTGTGCGACGCCGCCTGGACGATCGCCAGCCCCGCCTATACCGTCACGCGCGGCAAGTTCGGCAAGGACAAGATCGGCCTCGCCGCCTTCATCGAGCAACAGCAGGTGAAGGGCATCGTCATCGGCCTGCCGCTCAACCTTGACGGCAGCAACAGCCCGCGCAGCCAGGCCAGCCGCGCTTTCGCCCATAATGTCGCGGACCTTGGCTGTCCCGTGCTGCTGTGGGACGAACGCTGGTCGACCCAGGCCGTCACCCGCACCCTGCTGGAAGCCGACGCCAGCCGCGCCCGCCGCGACGAATTGGTCGACAAGCTGGCCGCCAGCTACATATTGCAGGGCGCGATCGACGGGCTGGTCGCGGGGATGGAATAA
- a CDS encoding MerR family transcriptional regulator — translation MNMTISALARSAGVNVETVRYYQRRGLLDTPERGAGIRRYGEGDARRLAFIRSAQGAGFTLEQIGELLRLDAGQDRARARELAAERIAALDRKIAELQAARGALERLARQCHASEEGPCPIISAFEG, via the coding sequence ATGAATATGACGATTTCCGCTCTGGCCCGATCGGCCGGGGTGAATGTGGAGACGGTGCGCTATTATCAGCGGCGCGGATTGCTCGACACGCCGGAGCGGGGGGCGGGCATCCGCCGCTATGGCGAGGGCGACGCGCGGCGGCTGGCCTTCATCCGGTCGGCGCAGGGGGCGGGCTTCACGCTGGAGCAGATCGGTGAATTGCTGCGGCTCGATGCGGGGCAGGACCGGGCGCGGGCGCGTGAACTGGCGGCGGAACGGATCGCGGCGCTGGACCGCAAGATCGCGGAATTGCAGGCGGCGCGCGGAGCGCTGGAGCGGCTGGCGCGGCAATGCCATGCCAGCGAGGAAGGGCCATGTCCGATCATATCGGCGTTCGAGGGATGA
- a CDS encoding MauE/DoxX family redox-associated membrane protein, with amino-acid sequence MTSPAPKTGQRSASLYRMVIPGHICPYGIKARWLLKRHGYQVDDHWLTSREQTDAFKAQHDVKTTPQIFIDGQRIGGHDDLRRHLGLTVKDPKATSYVPVLAVFAVAALLALCVNWLTFLPLLSFMTLERFVAIAMMLLAMLKLPDVDRFATMFLNYDLLARRLPPYGLAYPFLELGAGALMLTRALDWLSIPVALFIGGIGALSVFRAVYIEKRDLKCACVGGNSNVPLGFVSLTENVMMVAMALWMLAGIH; translated from the coding sequence ATGACCAGCCCCGCCCCCAAAACCGGCCAGCGCAGCGCCAGCCTCTATCGCATGGTGATACCCGGCCACATTTGCCCCTATGGCATCAAGGCGCGCTGGCTGCTCAAACGCCATGGCTATCAGGTGGACGATCACTGGCTCACCAGTCGCGAACAGACCGACGCCTTCAAGGCGCAGCATGACGTGAAAACCACCCCGCAAATCTTCATCGATGGCCAGCGGATCGGCGGCCATGACGATCTGCGCCGTCATCTGGGCCTGACGGTGAAAGACCCGAAAGCGACCAGCTATGTCCCGGTGCTGGCGGTGTTCGCGGTGGCGGCGTTGCTGGCGCTGTGCGTCAACTGGCTGACCTTCCTGCCGCTGCTCTCCTTCATGACGCTGGAGCGGTTCGTGGCGATTGCGATGATGCTGCTCGCCATGCTGAAATTGCCGGATGTCGATCGGTTCGCGACCATGTTCCTGAACTATGATCTGCTCGCCCGCCGGCTGCCGCCCTATGGCCTCGCCTATCCCTTCCTCGAACTGGGCGCGGGGGCGCTGATGCTGACGCGGGCGCTGGACTGGCTTTCGATCCCGGTCGCGCTGTTCATCGGCGGCATCGGCGCGCTGTCGGTGTTCCGGGCCGTCTATATCGAGAAGCGCGACCTCAAATGCGCCTGCGTCGGCGGCAACAGCAACGTGCCGCTGGGCTTCGTATCGCTGACGGAAAATGTCATGATGGTGGCGATGGCCCTGTGGATGCTGGCAGGCATCCACTGA
- a CDS encoding L,D-transpeptidase family protein, which yields MLHRARHIRRALSLCLLIAAVPLAAARPQPDTAQAVRSTVAAEIRAQVGGKYRDFYGPRGYWPLWVEKDRVGDQADALLALIAESDADGLNPRDYGARDLKRLVEEADASGDSRLLARADLALSRSLATLITDMRRPARGVKIRYLDKEVEPRDADPSDLLRAAALAPSLADYIQTAGWMSPLYMRLRGARAAYLAKWGDLPDVPVPEGVKMRAGGKGEAITALRHRLGLADGAGYDKALAARVRAFQADHSLKPDGVAGAMTIAAINQGADHYDRLLALNLERARLLPGPWTRHVVVDAASARLFYYSKGALDGTMKVVAGAKETQTPLMAGMIRYATLNPYWNIPPDLVERKVAPKIVAGGSLQSLRYEALADWSASPAPLAQSAVDWNAVAAGRQEVRVRQLPGGNNAMGKVKFMFPNDLGIYLHDTPQRDLFAKADRHYSNGCVRLEDAQRLGRWFFGKAIAAEGGKPEQHVPLPQPVPVYLTYLTAVPTAQGVQFLPDVYGRDGE from the coding sequence ATGCTTCATCGGGCGCGGCATATCCGCCGCGCCCTTTCGCTTTGCCTCCTGATCGCCGCCGTGCCGCTGGCCGCAGCGCGGCCGCAGCCTGATACAGCGCAGGCGGTCCGATCGACCGTGGCGGCGGAAATTCGTGCGCAGGTCGGCGGCAAATATAGGGATTTCTACGGCCCGCGCGGCTATTGGCCGCTCTGGGTCGAAAAGGATCGGGTCGGCGATCAGGCCGACGCGCTGCTTGCCCTGATCGCGGAGAGCGACGCCGATGGCCTGAACCCGCGCGACTATGGCGCGCGCGATCTCAAGCGCCTGGTGGAGGAGGCGGACGCCAGCGGCGATTCCAGATTGCTGGCGCGCGCCGATCTGGCGCTGTCGCGCAGTCTGGCCACGCTGATCACCGACATGCGCCGCCCGGCGCGCGGCGTGAAGATCCGCTATCTCGACAAGGAGGTCGAGCCGCGCGACGCCGATCCCTCCGACTTGTTGCGCGCGGCGGCGCTCGCGCCCTCGCTGGCCGACTATATCCAGACCGCCGGTTGGATGAGCCCGCTCTATATGCGGCTGCGCGGTGCGCGGGCGGCCTATCTGGCCAAATGGGGCGACCTGCCCGACGTGCCGGTGCCCGAAGGGGTGAAGATGCGCGCCGGTGGAAAGGGCGAAGCGATCACCGCCCTGCGGCATCGTCTGGGCCTTGCCGACGGGGCGGGCTATGACAAGGCGCTGGCCGCGCGGGTGCGCGCCTTTCAGGCCGATCATAGCCTCAAGCCCGATGGCGTCGCTGGCGCGATGACGATCGCGGCGATCAATCAGGGCGCGGACCATTATGACCGGCTGCTCGCGCTCAATCTGGAGCGGGCGCGGCTGCTGCCCGGCCCCTGGACGCGGCATGTGGTGGTGGACGCGGCGTCGGCGCGGCTCTTTTATTACAGCAAGGGCGCGTTGGACGGGACGATGAAGGTCGTCGCCGGGGCGAAGGAGACGCAGACGCCGCTGATGGCGGGAATGATCCGCTATGCGACGCTCAACCCCTATTGGAACATCCCGCCCGATCTGGTCGAGCGCAAGGTCGCGCCGAAGATAGTGGCGGGCGGGTCGCTGCAATCGCTGCGCTATGAAGCGCTGGCCGACTGGAGCGCCAGTCCCGCGCCGCTGGCGCAGAGCGCGGTCGACTGGAATGCGGTGGCGGCAGGCCGGCAGGAGGTGCGGGTGCGGCAATTGCCCGGCGGCAATAATGCGATGGGGAAGGTGAAGTTCATGTTCCCCAATGATCTGGGCATCTATCTGCACGATACGCCGCAGCGCGATCTGTTTGCGAAGGCGGACCGCCATTACAGCAATGGCTGCGTCCGGCTGGAGGATGCGCAGCGGCTGGGCCGCTGGTTCTTTGGCAAGGCGATTGCGGCGGAAGGCGGCAAGCCCGAACAGCATGTTCCGCTGCCCCAGCCGGTGCCGGTCTATCTGACCTATCTGACCGCGGTGCCGACCGCACAGGGGGTGCAGTTTCTGCCGGATGTCTATGGGCGGGACGGGGAGTAG
- the serB gene encoding phosphoserine phosphatase SerB encodes MFVATLVASGSIGQGDIAQAVDRLRDAGCQPGDVAWLDEGKAADLFFAADPIAARAALTGVGDKVDVIVQPVEGREKALLIADMDSTMITVECIDELADYAGIKPQIAEITERAMRGELDFEGALHGRVALLKGLPDSAIDQCRTERVVIMGGAKALVRTMKARGARTLLVSGGFTRFTGPVAAEIGFDVHVANVLEIADGALLGTVTTPIVDAARKRTELEAAIAGGIDRALTLAVGDGANDIPMIQGAGLGVAYHAKPKTREAAAAEIVHGDLSVLLYAQGIPSAQWVSE; translated from the coding sequence ATGTTCGTCGCGACCTTAGTGGCAAGTGGCTCGATCGGGCAGGGGGATATTGCGCAGGCGGTCGATCGGCTGCGCGATGCCGGGTGCCAGCCGGGCGATGTCGCCTGGCTGGACGAGGGCAAGGCCGCCGATCTCTTCTTCGCGGCCGATCCGATCGCGGCGCGCGCGGCGCTGACCGGGGTGGGCGACAAGGTGGACGTGATCGTTCAGCCGGTCGAAGGGCGTGAGAAGGCGCTGCTGATCGCCGACATGGATTCGACCATGATCACCGTCGAGTGCATCGACGAACTGGCCGACTATGCCGGGATCAAGCCGCAGATCGCCGAAATCACCGAGCGGGCGATGCGTGGCGAACTGGATTTCGAAGGCGCGCTGCACGGCCGCGTCGCCTTGCTGAAAGGGTTGCCGGACAGCGCCATCGACCAGTGCCGCACCGAGCGGGTCGTCATCATGGGCGGCGCGAAGGCGCTGGTCCGCACGATGAAGGCGCGCGGGGCGCGGACATTGCTGGTGTCGGGCGGCTTTACCCGCTTCACCGGGCCGGTTGCGGCCGAGATCGGCTTCGATGTCCATGTCGCCAATGTGCTGGAGATCGCCGACGGCGCGCTGCTCGGCACGGTGACGACACCGATCGTGGACGCCGCGCGCAAGCGGACCGAACTGGAGGCAGCGATCGCCGGCGGTATCGACCGCGCGCTGACTCTGGCGGTCGGTGACGGCGCCAACGACATTCCGATGATCCAAGGCGCGGGGCTGGGCGTCGCCTATCATGCCAAGCCCAAGACCCGCGAAGCCGCCGCCGCCGAGATCGTGCATGGCGACCTGTCGGTGCTGCTCTATGCGCAGGGCATCCCGTCGGCCCAGTGGGTCAGCGAATAA
- the miaA gene encoding tRNA (adenosine(37)-N6)-dimethylallyltransferase MiaA — protein sequence MSNSEPEETGESRPRVALIAGPTASGKSALAIALAKAAGGIVINADASQVYADLAILSARPSEEEMGDVPHRLFGHIDGAEACTAPRWAAEAKAQIAAAHAAGKLPVLVGGTGLYIRTLLDGIAPVPEIDPDIRAAVRAMPVADAHEALSREDPEAAARLAPADTTRVARALEVVRSTGTPLKNWQQYKEGGIADRINLAPMILRPPRDWLIDRCDRRFVQMMAGGAVEEVATLLTRQLNPDLPVMRAIGVPEIAAYLKGDSDRNNCIEKGSLATRQYAKRQYTWFTNQPPAGWPREERAIDDKIIAELVIKLQH from the coding sequence ATGTCAAACTCCGAACCAGAAGAAACCGGCGAATCCCGCCCACGGGTCGCGCTTATTGCCGGGCCGACCGCCAGCGGCAAGAGCGCGCTCGCCATTGCCCTCGCCAAAGCGGCCGGCGGCATCGTCATCAACGCCGATGCCAGCCAGGTCTATGCCGATCTGGCGATCCTGTCCGCCCGCCCGTCCGAAGAGGAAATGGGCGATGTCCCCCACCGCCTGTTCGGCCATATCGACGGGGCGGAAGCCTGCACCGCGCCACGCTGGGCGGCCGAGGCCAAGGCACAGATCGCCGCCGCCCATGCCGCCGGCAAGCTGCCGGTGCTGGTCGGCGGCACCGGCCTCTATATCCGCACCCTGCTCGACGGCATCGCCCCGGTGCCGGAAATCGACCCGGACATTCGCGCCGCCGTGCGCGCCATGCCGGTGGCGGATGCTCATGAAGCGCTGTCCCGCGAGGACCCCGAAGCCGCCGCCCGCCTCGCCCCCGCCGACACCACCCGCGTCGCCCGCGCGCTGGAGGTGGTGCGATCGACCGGCACACCGCTCAAAAACTGGCAGCAGTATAAGGAAGGCGGCATCGCCGACCGCATCAACCTTGCCCCGATGATCCTGCGCCCGCCGCGCGACTGGCTGATCGACCGCTGCGACCGGCGCTTCGTCCAGATGATGGCGGGCGGCGCGGTCGAGGAAGTGGCGACACTGCTGACCCGCCAGCTCAACCCCGACCTGCCGGTGATGCGGGCAATCGGCGTGCCGGAGATCGCCGCCTATCTCAAAGGCGACAGCGACCGGAACAACTGTATCGAAAAAGGGAGTCTGGCGACCCGCCAATATGCCAAGCGGCAATATACCTGGTTCACCAACCAGCCCCCGGCCGGCTGGCCTCGCGAGGAACGCGCAATAGATGATAAAATTATCGCTGAATTGGTAATTAAATTACAACATTAG
- a CDS encoding acetolactate synthase 3 large subunit, translated as MAEKSGADILVQCLVDLGVEVVFGYPGGAVLPIYDALYNHPTIKHVLVRHEQGATHMAEGYARSTGKPGVVLVTSGPGATNAVTGITDALLDSIPMVVITGQVPTQLIGTDAFQEADTVGITRHCTKHNYLVKTPGRLAEVVHEAFHIATTGRPGPVVVDIPKNVQIATAPYEKPELKVHASYHPQTRADAATIDAAVEMLAAAERPILYTGGGVINSGPQASALLRELAALTGAPVTSTLMGLGAFPASSDQWVGMLGMHGTYEANWAMNQADLILCVGARFDDRVTGRLDAFAPNSRKIHIDIDRSSINKIVDVDVAIVADVASALDDIIALWKQRDHKQADLTEWWARIAGWRAKKSLDYAETGAEIMPQRAIADLYKACQATGKDVIITTEVGQHQMWAAQHFGFEAPNKWLTSGGLGTMGYGFPAAIGAQMGNPDSITICIAGDASIQMNIQELGTATQYRLPVKIFILNNEYMGMVRQWQELTYESRYSNSYSDSLPDFVKLGEAYGWTGIRIEGPQELEAGIRQMLETDGPVIVDCRVAKLSNCFPMIPSGAAHTDMLLDPSQVEGVMSDEAKALV; from the coding sequence GTGGCCGAAAAGAGCGGCGCGGACATATTGGTTCAATGCCTGGTCGATCTGGGCGTCGAAGTCGTGTTCGGTTATCCGGGCGGCGCGGTGCTGCCCATTTATGACGCGCTCTATAATCACCCCACGATCAAGCATGTGCTGGTCCGCCACGAACAGGGCGCGACCCATATGGCGGAGGGCTATGCCCGCTCCACCGGCAAGCCGGGCGTCGTGCTGGTCACGTCCGGTCCCGGCGCGACCAATGCCGTCACCGGCATCACCGACGCGCTGCTCGATTCGATCCCGATGGTCGTCATCACCGGTCAGGTTCCCACGCAACTGATCGGCACTGACGCGTTCCAGGAAGCGGACACGGTGGGCATCACGCGCCACTGCACCAAGCATAATTATCTGGTGAAGACTCCGGGCCGTCTGGCCGAGGTCGTCCATGAAGCGTTCCATATCGCCACCACCGGCCGCCCCGGCCCGGTCGTCGTCGACATTCCAAAGAATGTTCAGATCGCGACCGCGCCCTATGAAAAGCCGGAACTGAAGGTCCATGCCAGCTATCATCCGCAGACCAGGGCGGATGCGGCGACGATCGACGCAGCGGTCGAGATGCTGGCCGCGGCCGAACGTCCGATCCTCTACACCGGTGGCGGCGTCATCAATTCCGGCCCGCAGGCGAGCGCATTGCTGCGCGAACTGGCCGCGCTGACCGGCGCGCCCGTCACTTCCACGCTGATGGGCCTGGGCGCCTTCCCCGCCTCATCCGACCAGTGGGTCGGGATGCTGGGGATGCACGGCACCTATGAAGCCAATTGGGCGATGAATCAGGCGGATCTGATCCTGTGCGTCGGCGCCCGCTTCGACGATCGCGTCACCGGCCGTCTGGACGCCTTCGCGCCCAACAGCCGTAAAATCCATATCGATATCGACCGCAGTTCGATCAACAAGATCGTCGATGTCGATGTCGCCATCGTCGCCGATGTCGCCAGCGCGCTGGACGACATCATCGCCCTGTGGAAGCAGCGCGATCACAAACAGGCCGACCTGACCGAATGGTGGGCGCGGATCGCCGGCTGGCGCGCGAAAAAATCGCTCGACTATGCCGAAACCGGCGCGGAGATCATGCCCCAGCGTGCGATCGCCGACCTTTACAAGGCGTGCCAGGCGACCGGCAAGGACGTTATCATCACCACCGAAGTCGGCCAGCACCAGATGTGGGCGGCCCAGCATTTCGGCTTTGAAGCGCCCAACAAGTGGCTGACCTCCGGCGGCCTTGGCACGATGGGCTATGGCTTTCCGGCGGCGATCGGCGCGCAGATGGGTAATCCCGACAGCATCACCATCTGCATCGCCGGCGACGCCTCGATCCAGATGAATATTCAGGAACTCGGCACCGCGACCCAATATCGCCTGCCGGTGAAGATCTTCATCCTGAACAATGAATATATGGGCATGGTCCGCCAGTGGCAGGAACTGACCTATGAAAGCCGCTATTCCAACAGCTATTCGGACAGCCTGCCCGATTTCGTGAAGCTGGGCGAAGCCTATGGCTGGACCGGCATCCGTATCGAAGGCCCGCAGGAACTGGAGGCCGGCATCCGCCAGATGCTGGAAACCGACGGCCCGGTGATCGTCGACTGCCGCGTCGCCAAGCTGTCCAACTGCTTCCCGATGATCCCGTCGGGCGCGGCCCATACCGACATGCTGCTCGACCCCAGCCAGGTCGAAGGCGTGATGTCGGACGAGGCGAAGGCGCTGGTATAA
- the ilvN gene encoding acetolactate synthase small subunit, producing MHIQEEYSQRHVLSLTVSNEAGILARIAGLFTARGYNIDSLTVADITPDHGVSRITIVTSGPPKVIDQIIAQLDRLVPVHKVTDLTENGPFVERELALVKVAGVGEDRIEALRLADVFRAKVVDTTIESFIFEITGTTEKVDNFVGLMRQIGLVEVGRTGVVGLIRGKEAN from the coding sequence ATGCACATCCAGGAAGAATATAGCCAGCGGCACGTCCTGTCGCTGACCGTTTCCAACGAAGCGGGCATATTGGCGCGCATCGCGGGCCTGTTCACCGCGCGCGGCTATAATATCGACAGCCTGACCGTGGCCGACATCACCCCCGATCACGGAGTGAGCCGCATCACCATCGTCACCAGCGGGCCGCCCAAGGTGATCGACCAGATCATCGCCCAGCTCGACCGGCTGGTGCCGGTCCACAAGGTGACGGACCTGACCGAGAACGGCCCCTTTGTCGAGCGCGAACTGGCGCTGGTCAAGGTCGCGGGCGTGGGCGAGGACCGGATCGAGGCGCTGCGCCTGGCCGACGTGTTCCGCGCCAAGGTGGTCGACACCACGATCGAAAGCTTCATCTTCGAAATCACCGGCACGACCGAGAAGGTCGACAATTTCGTCGGCCTGATGCGCCAGATCGGCCTGGTCGAAGTCGGTCGCACCGGCGTCGTCGGCCTGATCCGGGGGAAAGAGGCGAACTGA